tttgaatgtaaataaattcattatttgACAGCTGGTTCACAGTTCTGATTTATACATTAATaaagattttaataatattctctctagatatttatatttatatttatatatataatttgttgttgtattttaATGCAGTTAAAGAAACTTGAATGTAAAAGTTTTATGTTACGAAGCTTCAATCATTCAGTTACACAGTAAACAGATCTGATCAATATAGAAAACatgtaataatataacaatataatgatataataatataacaatataataatataacaatataataatatataattccAAAAACACAAACCTTATTAAACTCTAAACTGTTTTATAGTTTAAAATTCACCCCCTCGGTCACCAATAAGAACCAAAATGCTGCGAaaactcttttattttattattttaggttgTTTTTATGTACAACCCTAAATGTTATCCCCCAAACACCcctcacaccatcacacactcacacaaaacaactgatacatttaaatacagactgaaacaaatgtaataaacgTTTGTAGGCCTCACAGATCCATGTGAACTTATCAAGTCTTTAACAtcgtcagtgtgtgtgtgtgtgtgtgtgtgtgtgtgtgtgtgtggtgttttaaATTGACCTACAattaacaccacacacacactgacctcaCAGAAACAACCAACTTTCATAAACTAGTGAAACCATTAATGATTCTTCTTCCCATGACGGCTCTCCTAATGACGAGcattaaaaccattaaaaccccccaaaaaccattaaaccccaaataaaaagaattaaaacccaaataaaattaatttaaatacgtCTGAAGAGGGACGAACATCCTTCATATTTTGGAGGGGTGGATTGAAGCTACTTCAGAAAACATTTCTAGAACTTTCAGCGTCTCTTTATACACCcagaactttatttatatatattattatttatatatattattatttatataaacgtACAGTTCAGTGAGAGATGAATATACGTCCATTATTACTCTCAATACAGTGGAGGCAGAATTTTGGGGTCACACGGTCGGGTAACCTTATAAAAATGAGACTCACTGAACTGCATTTAACATTTTGgatgttataaaaaaaaataataatataatgtttattattattattattctgatgTAGTGTGATATCAGGTCTATAAGAGCTCATCCTGCCTCCTCACATCACTCGTTCTGATTCCAGCTCTCCGAACCCGGCGGCAGGATGTCGCGCTCTGATTGCCACACCACCACCCCCGGAGATCTACCGTCCGTCTACAGCACTTCATGTTACTGATCCTGTTAGTTCCCATGATGAGAGCTCTGGTGTCTCCTCCCCTCCCCTGAGCGACTCTCCTGACTGGACGACGGAAGGATGAACGGCGTGGAGGAGACCTCGGTGAAGTGCGTGCTGGTGGGCGACTGCGCGGTGGGTAAGACGGCGCTGCTGGTGCGCTTCACCTCCGAGACGTTTCCTGACAGCTACAGACCCACCATCTACGAGAACACGGGCGTGGACGTCTTCATGGACGGGGTGCAGATCAGCCTGGGCCTATGGGACACGGCGGGGAACGACACGTTCCGCCAGATCCGCCCCATGTCCTACCAGCAGGCCGACGTGGTCCTGCTGTGCTACTCGGTGGCGAACCCGTCCACGCTGGCCAGCATCCAGCAGAAATGGATGGCCGAGGTGCGTCACTACCTGCCCCGGGTGCCCGTGCTGGTGGTGGCCACACAGACGGACCACCGGGAGATGGGGCCGTACCGCGAGCGCTGCACGTCTGCGGCGGAGGGCAAGCAGGTGGCTCAGGAGATCCGAGCCAAGGGCTACCTGGAGTGCTCGGCGCTCAGCAACCGCGGCGTCCAACAAGTGTTCGAGTGCGCCGTGCGGACGGCCATCAGCCAGGCTCGCAAACGCACGCGCCGGAGACTTTTCGACTTTAACCTCTGTCGGGTATCCTAACAGGACCCACGGACCCAAACCTGTTCGCTATAGCGTCTTCGTTTACACCCAACAATACGAACCTGACTGACTTTAGCGTGATTTTAGGCTAAACGTGCGCGGTGCTGCTGAACACCTCGACCGTCGTGGGTCAGAAACTCACTCGGATCATTTTCTAACACAGTTTTAACACTTACAGACCAAACAGGGGGCGGCTTCACTTCACAGCGACAGAAGCCGAATCCTGAATCAAATACTCACAATTCTTTTCTGATTTCATTTTTTGAAGGTTTATTGTTGGTTTTAGAGAATTTAATTTATAAGCACACAAGGACGTGTGTTAATAGGAGTTGAGGTGTTTCTGTATCTACGATGACACTTTTACTGGGTTCATGTTTGTTTCATGACTGTTGATCATTCCTACACACGGCTGGACGATATAACCCAGATTTAAGGTCAAAAAGTGtgattattattcatatattttaatttaaaccaCATTTTTTACAACAAACATCGTCTCAAAGCGACTTTACAGCATCAAGGACCGAGAAACCAGAAAAATTACAGTAAAGAAACACTGAGGATCCTCCAGCCTGCCACTAGAGGTTAAATAAAtgggcctagcggttaaggaacTAAATTATTAATCATAAGGTTCctactgttgggctcttaatcAAGggctttaaccctcaattgcttaaaaattCTATATTGTCACAAATGTaattcactttggataaaaacgtccactaaatgctgtaaatgtaaatacctgGAGCGCCCCGTTAGCTTTTAGAATTGAGGAACTCTTTCAAACCTAAAAAGACGTCCAGTCAagcattcaattcaaaacacTCACAACCACAATGAGCTGAACGTGAGAACCTACACAGACTCACTCCATCCTGCtcaggaaataataataaatcatttagaataaaacaataattttaatCTATAGTTATAAGCAGTGTAACATTATTCAATCTTGGTTCTGTTTCTAACATTCTATGATTTGCTGTACGGTCGTGGTACCCTGATGGGTTTGTGTCGTACCTTTAGTGCTTATCAGCACATATACAGCACTTATAATACatgattatatatattattatatacgttcttatatatacacacagtagaGGTACAAAAACTAAACACCACGCCGGCAACAATCTTCATTTCTGGCCGTCAAACTTTTACATTAAACAACTTCAGCTGGATTTCATTttactaaataataacaaatacacTCATGTACTAGGATCTGTGTGGAAATGGAACACAAAACCTCCCGAATAGGGTGtggattttatttataaagcatcaATAAGAAGCTCCAGGTCTCAGAAcagaacatcagaacatcagaGATCTTTATATATGaattacaataaatataataaatgtaatatatacagtatatatataaggtTAGTTTAAAATCACCCAGCGCGGCTCTATAGATGCTTTATGTGACGTTTATACGAGTGTTATTACGTCTCTATACAGGATTAATGATTTTATCAGTTCAGCTCTGTAAAGTCTGCAGCGTTTAGGACTGAACCAGTTTAACCATTAACTAACCAGAGCTTTACAATCATCAGTGTTTCTCCCGGTATCAGTATCACACCCTTAGACATATCCGATCACGTCTGTGTGGACGCTCGccggggatttgaaccctgaatcCTGAATGTCACCACTGCATCACACCGAGTCTTTATTTCTTctcatttcttttcatttgtccGAAATAATGTTCGATTTGCATTTACGCCTGGTTTTACATCAATTTTCTTCTGATGCACTAATGAGGTTCATCGTGTGAATttattgaaatgaaataaaataataataataaaagtgaacaGGCGTGTTTTATTCCAGATTTAATTCATGTTCTTAATATAAATTGCTGATTCTAATCAGCTTCTAAACCTCTGGAGCGTAACACGCTGTACCAGCTCTGAATAATGGACACTTAACAAATATTCGGGGGTctcatgaaaataaaaaaccaTTCTGTTTCACCTCCATTGttcaagcatgtgtgtgtgaacattATAAACCCCAGTGACCCGACGTTATCTAAAGAATTTGGTACGATGAGGGTGCAGGAGCGGGTTTACAGTCTGTGTATAAACAGAACCAGAATGTTCAAATAGTGACtcaaaaccctaaccctaaccctaaccctaaccctaaccctaaccctaacccttccACTACGCTACAGACGTGAAGCTCTAATAGATCTGCAACCAAGAGATAAagttcaacacacaaaaacgtGTATAGAGAGTATTTATACGTCCACATTTAGCTTTTTTACCTGTAAATCACTGAAACTAAACCAGTCTAGATGATTCGAGTGTTAAACTCTGTCTGATGCAtcataaaataatcaaacacaaaacacaaggaTCATAAATCCACCTTATAACCTAAAAATAAAGCGACTAACTAGAGTTGGGTTGGTTGGtctgggttgggttgggttgagcTGGGTTGAGTTGGGTTGAGCTGGGTTGGGTTGAGCTGGGTTGAGTTGGGTTGAGCTGGGTTGGGTTGAGCTGGGTTGGGTtgagttgggttgggttgggttgagtTGGGTTGAGCTGGGTTGGGTTGAgctgggttgggttgggttgagcTGGGTTGAGTTGGGTTGAGCTGGGTTGGGTTGAGCTGGGTtgagttgggttgggttgggttgggttgagtTGGGTTGAGCTGGGTTGGGTTGAGCTGGGTTGGGTTGAGTTGGGTTGGGTTGAATTTTCTAATCATAGTACAGAAACGTCTCAGTTCAGTTTTTCAGTTCTGATTCTTTATTATAGTAACAGGAGTTTTTTTCCGTGGCCCCTCGAGCAGGACGGAACTGACGCTGTCGCCCCCGGCTGCTCAACAGGAGGTCTTTGATCTGTTGGCCTTAACTCGACGTGTAattgtgctttacaccattcCAGTTTAATCATCGTGCAAACTCAAATGcgtgttttacattttgaacTAAACAGCTGGGTGTGAGTTTAATGCCCTGCATGGTGATGTGGTTTATGGAGACGGTGGCTTGAAGCAGAACGGcgcttttggagaattgtagagggttcaaatcccacaaACCACTTCCAGCAGGAGCTCACAGCCCTCTCACCGCCCTCAGTTCACGTTAACGCACAGCACCGTACTGTAGAAGAGTGTTTACACCAAACGACTGAATTCTGGGTTTATTTAGGTTACGGTgagtgattatttattatttatttagcttaAACATtagatataaaatctaaatcTATCAGCACACGTGGGGCGTGAACACACAGTCTGAGTTTGGCAGTTAAAGCAAGCAAAGTTTAAGTCtggtgtgtgaggacgtgtttATCAGCCCTGAACAAGCCAgttattagggttagggttagggttagggttagggttacacaGTAACTGAGTCTTCCCCTGTAACAGACTGGCATCACTCAGGTCGGGTTCCTGCCCTGCGCCCGGTGTTTCACCTACTTTGAAGCTTATTGGCTATTTAGTTTTGGGTTTGAGTAGATGACGGGTACCGAGGATGCCACTTCAATCACCCCAAAATAGGAGGGTGTCAGGCAGATGAAAAACCGGTCTGTCCACCCTAAAACCGGATGTATGGACACCCTGTGGTTACCCTGGAGGGGACCAATCACGACCCCGAACCATAAAACTGTAACAAACCAGCAGCCATCATACTGGGCTCTGTATTGGGCTCTGTAATCACTGGCAGGTCAGGGTTCGGAAATTGACTAGCTCGCCTCCGCTGAGATAAGAATTAGAATCTCCGCCATGCTACCAACCGGCCATGTGCCCCCACACAGACATAACTGACCCGTATAGGAGGGAAAGGTTCACTGTTGCGGTACGTTATAGCGCCCTCTA
The sequence above is drawn from the Trichomycterus rosablanca isolate fTriRos1 chromosome 14, fTriRos1.hap1, whole genome shotgun sequence genome and encodes:
- the rhoh gene encoding rho-related GTP-binding protein RhoH, which gives rise to MNGVEETSVKCVLVGDCAVGKTALLVRFTSETFPDSYRPTIYENTGVDVFMDGVQISLGLWDTAGNDTFRQIRPMSYQQADVVLLCYSVANPSTLASIQQKWMAEVRHYLPRVPVLVVATQTDHREMGPYRERCTSAAEGKQVAQEIRAKGYLECSALSNRGVQQVFECAVRTAISQARKRTRRRLFDFNLCRVS